Proteins from one Cryptomeria japonica chromosome 4, Sugi_1.0, whole genome shotgun sequence genomic window:
- the LOC131079235 gene encoding uncharacterized protein LOC131079235, with translation MQGEGKKLKPIRYGPFEILEKIGTNAFRLNFPPYMQIYSIVNVENLKLYEPPMIFDEEANIQVPLVDDLAPEYMSELPEDVILDRNVRSSKRGAIEYFKVGRKGMHPGKARWMEIGKVRELYPHLLSE, from the coding sequence ATGCAAGGTGAAGGTAAGAAGCTTAAGCCTATCAGATATGGTCCCTTTGAGATCTTGGAAAAGATCGGTACCAATGCCTTTCGCCTTAATTTTCCACCATATATGCAAATTTACTCAATTGTAAATGTCGAAAATCTGAAGTTGTATGAGCCTccaatgatatttgatgaagaggcTAATATTCAAGTTCCTTTAGTTGATGACCTTGCACCTGAGTATATGTCAGAGCTGCCAGAGGATGTCATTCTTGACAGAAATGTTAGATCTTCAAAAAGAGGTGCTATTGAGTACTTTAAAGTGGGACGTAAAGGGATGCACCCTGGTAAAGCAAGATGGATGGAGATTGGTAAAGTGAGGGAACTTTACCCTCACCTACTTTCTGAGTAG